In Rhizobium sp. ZPR4, a genomic segment contains:
- the hemB gene encoding porphobilinogen synthase, whose amino-acid sequence MENKTHLVDEITGHRRMRRNRKADWTRRLVQENRLTVDDLIWPIFVIPGTGIVEPIPAMPGVNRMTVDKAVEAAREAADLGIPALATFPNIEMELRDETGSNSLEKNNLINLASAAIKKAVPNIGVITDVALDPFTSHGHDGILRGNEIVNDETVEQVARAAVYQADAGADIIAPSEMMDGRIGAIRQALDAAGHQNVGIMSYATKFSSAFYGPYREAISTGGLLKGDKKTYYIDPANGTEAVRDAALDVEEGADMLMVKPGLPYLDICWRLKEAFGLPTFAYQVSGEYAMIKAAAANGWIDGERVMFETLLAFKRAGCDGILTYFAVDVAKHLARK is encoded by the coding sequence ATGGAGAACAAGACGCATCTCGTCGACGAGATCACCGGGCATCGCCGCATGCGACGCAACCGCAAGGCCGATTGGACACGCCGTCTCGTGCAGGAAAACCGTCTGACGGTGGACGATCTGATCTGGCCGATCTTCGTGATCCCGGGCACCGGCATCGTCGAGCCGATCCCCGCCATGCCCGGCGTCAACCGCATGACCGTGGACAAGGCGGTGGAAGCGGCCAGGGAAGCGGCCGATCTCGGCATCCCCGCGCTTGCCACCTTCCCGAACATCGAAATGGAACTGCGCGACGAGACCGGCTCCAACAGCCTCGAGAAGAACAATCTCATCAATCTTGCCAGCGCCGCGATCAAGAAGGCGGTGCCGAATATCGGCGTCATCACCGACGTCGCCCTCGATCCCTTCACAAGCCATGGCCATGACGGCATCCTGCGCGGCAATGAGATCGTCAACGACGAAACGGTCGAACAGGTGGCGCGTGCCGCCGTCTATCAGGCGGACGCCGGCGCCGATATCATCGCGCCTTCGGAAATGATGGACGGCCGCATCGGCGCGATCCGCCAGGCGCTCGATGCCGCCGGGCACCAGAATGTCGGCATCATGAGCTACGCGACGAAATTCAGCTCGGCCTTTTACGGCCCTTACCGCGAGGCGATCTCGACGGGCGGCCTGCTAAAGGGCGACAAGAAGACCTATTACATCGACCCGGCCAACGGCACCGAGGCCGTGCGCGACGCTGCGCTCGATGTCGAGGAAGGTGCCGACATGCTGATGGTCAAGCCCGGCCTGCCCTATCTCGACATCTGTTGGCGGCTGAAGGAAGCCTTTGGTCTTCCGACCTTCGCCTACCAGGTCTCCGGCGAATACGCGATGATCAAGGCCGCCGCCGCCAATGGCTGGATCGACGGCGAAAGGGTGATGTTCGAAACCCTGCTCGCCTTCAAGCGCGCCGGATGCGACGGCATCCTCACCTATTTCGCTGTCGATGTGGCAAAACATCTGGCGAGAAAATAG
- a CDS encoding DUF6163 family protein encodes MEPDSSTVPKNTLTDILFVLFLRLIAIACFWLGLQYWAMLVGYSLAGHARFDLLALPWKVAGAGLAVVFPVAALGLWLTVSWGPVMWVLAAGGQGLMYGVWPEIFGSNPLIMILHACVAVIYCLFRVLLWQEKRRRRQQQVMVDLP; translated from the coding sequence ATGGAACCTGATTCTTCGACCGTACCCAAGAATACGCTGACGGACATCCTGTTCGTTTTGTTCCTGCGGCTGATCGCGATCGCTTGCTTCTGGCTCGGCCTGCAATATTGGGCGATGCTGGTCGGCTATTCGCTCGCGGGCCACGCGCGCTTCGATCTGCTCGCTCTGCCCTGGAAGGTCGCGGGCGCGGGGCTTGCCGTGGTTTTCCCGGTCGCAGCCCTCGGATTATGGCTCACCGTTTCCTGGGGGCCGGTCATGTGGGTGCTGGCCGCAGGCGGCCAGGGACTGATGTATGGCGTCTGGCCGGAGATATTCGGATCCAATCCACTGATCATGATCTTGCATGCCTGCGTTGCGGTGATTTATTGCCTTTTCCGCGTCCTTCTGTGGCAGGAGAAACGCCGGCGCCGCCAGCAGCAGGTAATGGTTGATTTACCCTGA
- a CDS encoding MarR family winged helix-turn-helix transcriptional regulator, with protein MNTKIKPQAVANARDQQVDDIRALYMESLHLVERLHRRLLDVIKDEFDRQGRDDVNAVQALLLFNIGNSELTAGELRSRGFYLGSNVSYNVKKLVDLGFINHQRSRIDRRSVRISLTETGQDIAETVAKLYERHIGSIDKVGGIGTDEFTQMNKLLQRLDRFWNDSIAYRM; from the coding sequence ATGAACACGAAAATCAAGCCGCAGGCAGTTGCAAACGCTCGGGATCAGCAGGTTGATGACATCCGGGCTCTCTACATGGAATCCCTTCACCTGGTCGAGCGTCTGCACCGCCGCCTGCTTGATGTTATCAAAGACGAGTTCGACCGTCAGGGTCGCGACGACGTCAATGCCGTCCAGGCACTTCTCCTTTTCAACATCGGCAATTCCGAGCTGACGGCCGGTGAACTGCGCTCCCGCGGTTTCTACCTCGGCTCCAACGTTTCCTACAACGTCAAGAAGCTGGTCGACCTCGGCTTCATCAACCATCAGCGCTCACGCATCGACCGCCGCTCGGTCCGCATCAGCCTGACGGAAACCGGCCAGGACATCGCCGAAACCGTCGCCAAGCTCTATGAGCGCCACATCGGCTCGATCGACAAGGTCGGCGGCATCGGCACCGACGAATTCACCCAGATGAACAAGCTGCTGCAGCGTCTGGACCGCTTCTGGAACGACAGCATCGCTTACCGCATGTGA
- a CDS encoding L,D-transpeptidase family protein: protein MSKKNGIGPFSRRSFLRSAATLGAAALAAPALAQNATPLEALINDRSRGNWDDQFDAKAAARTAAAVQSNTPILGPDSVPNIQQAIAQYQSIVANGGWPQVSPTSQQPLQIGVTDPAVQTLRQHLMVSGDLPREAGISSSFDSYVDGAVKRFQARHGLPPDGVIGDFTQKAMNIPANVRLQQLNTNLVRLQTFPSDLGRRHVMVNIPATRVEAVEDGQVALRHEAIVGRESRPTHIINSKIYEVILNPYWTAPRSIIVKDIMPLMRKDPTYLARSNIRLLDGKGQEVAPETIDWNSDKAPDLMFRQDPGKTNAMASTKINFHNPNNEYMHDTPEQGLFNKLMRFDSSGCVRVQNVRDLATWLLAETPGWPRQHIEQVISTRVNTPITLASEVPVYFVYISAWSARDGIVQFRDDIYNLDGNSQLALDTTQGMEQPVQ from the coding sequence ATGTCGAAGAAAAACGGAATTGGACCCTTTTCGCGCCGCTCTTTCCTGCGGTCGGCTGCAACTCTTGGCGCTGCCGCACTGGCCGCTCCGGCTCTAGCGCAAAACGCGACCCCGCTTGAAGCGCTGATCAACGACCGTTCTCGCGGCAATTGGGACGATCAGTTCGACGCCAAGGCTGCTGCTCGTACGGCCGCCGCCGTCCAGTCGAACACGCCGATCCTTGGCCCCGATTCCGTGCCGAACATTCAGCAGGCGATTGCTCAGTATCAGAGCATCGTTGCCAATGGCGGCTGGCCGCAAGTCAGCCCGACGAGCCAGCAGCCGCTGCAGATCGGCGTTACCGATCCCGCCGTGCAGACACTTCGCCAGCATCTGATGGTTTCAGGCGACCTGCCGCGCGAGGCGGGCATTTCATCGTCTTTCGATTCCTACGTGGACGGCGCCGTCAAGCGTTTCCAGGCTCGCCACGGTCTGCCGCCGGATGGCGTCATCGGTGATTTCACGCAGAAGGCGATGAACATCCCCGCCAACGTCCGTCTGCAGCAGCTGAATACCAATCTCGTCCGCCTTCAGACATTCCCGTCCGATCTTGGCCGCCGTCACGTCATGGTCAACATCCCGGCGACCCGTGTCGAAGCCGTGGAAGACGGTCAGGTGGCGCTGCGCCACGAGGCGATCGTCGGCCGGGAGTCGCGCCCGACGCACATCATCAATTCGAAGATCTACGAGGTTATCCTCAATCCCTACTGGACGGCGCCGCGCTCCATCATCGTCAAGGATATCATGCCGCTGATGCGCAAGGACCCGACCTATCTGGCGAGGAGCAACATCCGCCTTCTCGACGGCAAGGGTCAGGAAGTGGCACCCGAGACGATCGATTGGAATTCGGACAAGGCGCCGGACCTGATGTTTCGCCAGGACCCGGGCAAGACGAATGCCATGGCGTCCACGAAGATCAACTTCCATAACCCCAACAACGAATATATGCACGATACGCCGGAGCAGGGCCTGTTCAACAAGCTGATGCGCTTCGACAGCTCGGGCTGTGTGCGCGTTCAGAATGTGCGCGACCTGGCGACCTGGCTGCTGGCCGAAACTCCGGGCTGGCCGCGCCAGCACATCGAGCAGGTCATCTCCACCCGCGTCAACACGCCGATTACGCTGGCGTCGGAAGTCCCGGTCTATTTCGTCTATATCTCCGCCTGGAGCGCCCGTGACGGCATCGTCCAGTTCCGCGACGACATCTACAATCTCGACGGCAATTCCCAGTTGGCGCTCGACACGACCCAGGGTATGGAGCAACCGGTTCAGTAA
- the glyA gene encoding serine hydroxymethyltransferase translates to MTNASTEPFFNRSLADTDPEIFGAIGKELGRQRHEIELIASENIVSRAVLEAQGSIMTNKYAEGYPGKRYYGGCQYVDIAEELAIERAKKLFGVNFANVQPNSGSQMNQAVFLALLQPGDTFMGLDLNSGGHLTHGSPVNMSGKWFNVVSYGVREGDNLLDMDEVQRKAEETKPKLIIAGGTAYSRIWDWKRFREIADSVGAYLMVDMAHIAGLVAGGQHPSPFPHCHVATTTTHKSLRGPRGGMILTNDEDLAKKFNSAVFPGLQGGPLMHVIAAKAVALGEALQPDFKDYAAQIVKNAKALAETLISGGVDVVSGGTDNHLMLVDLRKKNATGKRAEAALGRAYVTCNKNGIPFDPEKPFVTSGVRLGTPAGTTRGFKEAEFREIGNLIIEVLDGLKVANSDEGNAAVEAAVREKVVKLTDRFPMYGYMG, encoded by the coding sequence ATGACCAACGCGTCCACCGAACCCTTCTTCAATCGCTCGCTTGCCGATACCGATCCGGAAATCTTTGGCGCGATCGGCAAGGAGCTCGGTCGCCAGCGGCACGAAATCGAACTGATCGCCTCGGAAAACATCGTCTCGCGCGCCGTTCTGGAAGCGCAGGGCTCGATCATGACCAACAAGTACGCCGAGGGATATCCGGGCAAGCGCTATTATGGCGGCTGCCAGTACGTTGATATCGCCGAGGAGCTCGCCATCGAGCGCGCCAAGAAGCTGTTCGGCGTCAACTTCGCCAACGTTCAGCCGAATTCCGGTTCGCAGATGAACCAGGCCGTCTTCCTCGCGCTCCTGCAGCCGGGCGATACCTTCATGGGTCTTGACCTGAACTCGGGCGGTCACCTCACGCATGGCTCGCCAGTCAACATGTCCGGCAAGTGGTTCAACGTCGTCTCCTATGGCGTGCGCGAAGGCGACAACCTGCTCGACATGGACGAAGTGCAGCGCAAGGCCGAAGAAACCAAGCCGAAGCTGATCATCGCCGGTGGCACGGCCTATTCCCGCATTTGGGACTGGAAGCGCTTCCGCGAGATCGCCGACAGCGTTGGCGCCTATCTGATGGTCGACATGGCGCACATCGCCGGCCTCGTCGCCGGTGGCCAGCATCCGTCGCCGTTCCCGCATTGCCACGTTGCCACGACGACCACGCACAAGTCGCTGCGTGGCCCGCGCGGCGGCATGATCCTCACCAATGACGAGGATCTGGCGAAGAAGTTCAATTCGGCCGTCTTCCCGGGTCTCCAGGGTGGCCCGCTGATGCATGTCATCGCCGCCAAGGCCGTCGCGCTCGGCGAAGCGCTGCAGCCAGACTTCAAGGACTATGCCGCCCAGATCGTCAAGAACGCCAAGGCTCTTGCCGAAACCCTGATCTCTGGCGGCGTCGACGTCGTCTCCGGCGGCACGGACAACCACCTGATGCTTGTGGACTTGCGCAAGAAGAACGCCACCGGCAAGCGCGCGGAAGCGGCCCTCGGCCGCGCTTACGTCACCTGCAACAAGAACGGCATTCCGTTCGACCCCGAGAAGCCTTTCGTCACCTCCGGTGTCCGCCTCGGCACGCCGGCCGGCACGACGCGCGGCTTCAAGGAAGCCGAATTCCGTGAAATCGGCAATCTGATCATCGAAGTGCTCGATGGCCTGAAGGTCGCCAATTCGGACGAAGGCAATGCCGCCGTCGAGGCTGCCGTGCGCGAGAAAGTGGTCAAGCTCACCGACCGCTTCCCGATGTACGGCTACATGGGCTAA
- the nrdR gene encoding transcriptional regulator NrdR: MRCPYCGSEDTQVKDSRPAEDNTSIRRRRICPDCGGRFTTFERVQLRELMVIKKTGRKVLFDRDKLVRSFEIALRKRPVDRDRIERAVSGIVRRLESSGETEISSEQIGLQVLEALKSLDDVAFVRYASVYRDFSHAEDFEHVIEEINAKIARDPLDP; this comes from the coding sequence ATGCGCTGCCCTTACTGCGGCTCGGAAGACACTCAGGTCAAGGACTCGCGCCCGGCGGAGGACAATACGTCCATCCGCCGTCGGCGCATTTGTCCCGATTGCGGCGGCCGCTTCACGACATTCGAGCGCGTGCAGCTGCGCGAGCTCATGGTCATCAAGAAGACCGGCCGCAAGGTGCTTTTCGATCGCGACAAACTGGTACGCTCCTTCGAAATCGCGCTGCGCAAGCGCCCGGTCGATCGTGATCGCATCGAACGCGCCGTGTCCGGCATCGTCCGCCGCCTGGAAAGCTCCGGCGAGACGGAAATCAGCTCGGAGCAGATCGGCCTACAGGTACTGGAAGCGCTGAAGAGCCTCGATGACGTCGCCTTCGTGCGTTACGCCTCCGTCTATCGCGATTTTTCGCACGCGGAGGATTTCGAGCATGTGATCGAGGAGATCAACGCAAAGATCGCCCGCGATCCGCTGGATCCCTGA
- the ribD gene encoding bifunctional diaminohydroxyphosphoribosylaminopyrimidine deaminase/5-amino-6-(5-phosphoribosylamino)uracil reductase RibD, whose translation MVQRPEDERFMAEAIRLSRTHLGLTSTNPSVGCLVVKDGVILGSGVTALGGRPHAEPQALAEAGEAARGATAYVTLEPCSHYGKTPPCAEALIAYGVARVVISVTDADQRVSGRGITMLREAGIEVDTGILETEGRRSLAGYLMRQTRNRPYVTLKLAVSADGMIGKTGEGQIRITGDVSRAEVQMLRAESDAILVGIGTAIADDPELTCRLPGLEDRSPLRIVIDEDLQLPLGSKLVRTARQYPVIAVAGHPPSFDDNTDAVFLGRRAALDAAGVEVLQSNSNELGELLEALGTRGISSLLVEGGAKTARRFLDAGLVDRILLFQGPADIGEGGIESPVLKSNIPADFMHVGESRFGDDLCDEYERGF comes from the coding sequence ATGGTGCAGCGGCCGGAAGACGAGCGTTTTATGGCGGAGGCAATCCGCCTGTCGCGCACGCATCTGGGGCTGACCTCCACCAATCCCTCGGTCGGCTGCCTCGTTGTCAAGGATGGTGTCATTCTCGGCAGCGGCGTAACCGCATTGGGTGGACGCCCGCATGCCGAGCCTCAGGCGCTGGCCGAGGCAGGCGAGGCGGCCAGAGGCGCCACCGCCTACGTGACGCTTGAACCCTGCTCTCATTACGGCAAGACGCCGCCCTGCGCCGAAGCATTGATCGCTTATGGCGTGGCGCGCGTCGTCATCAGCGTCACCGATGCCGATCAGCGCGTTTCCGGGCGCGGCATCACCATGCTGCGCGAGGCCGGTATCGAGGTCGATACGGGGATTCTGGAGACGGAAGGCAGACGGTCTCTCGCCGGCTATCTCATGCGCCAGACGAGAAACCGGCCCTATGTGACTCTCAAGCTTGCCGTTTCTGCCGACGGCATGATCGGCAAGACGGGCGAGGGGCAGATCCGCATCACCGGCGATGTCTCGCGGGCTGAGGTGCAGATGCTGCGTGCTGAAAGCGACGCCATTCTCGTCGGCATCGGCACGGCAATCGCCGACGATCCGGAATTGACATGCAGGCTTCCCGGCCTCGAAGACCGCTCGCCTCTGCGTATCGTCATAGACGAAGATCTTCAGCTGCCGCTCGGCAGCAAGCTGGTCCGGACGGCTCGGCAATATCCAGTGATTGCGGTCGCCGGCCATCCGCCGTCCTTCGACGACAATACCGATGCTGTATTCCTTGGACGTCGCGCGGCCCTAGATGCCGCCGGTGTCGAGGTGCTGCAATCCAATTCCAACGAGCTGGGAGAACTGCTGGAGGCGCTTGGCACACGCGGCATCTCGTCCCTGCTGGTGGAAGGCGGTGCCAAGACGGCGCGGCGTTTTCTCGACGCCGGATTGGTCGATCGCATTCTGCTGTTTCAGGGGCCGGCCGATATCGGCGAGGGCGGTATTGAATCGCCCGTCCTCAAGTCCAATATCCCAGCTGACTTTATGCATGTCGGCGAGAGCCGCTTCGGCGATGATCTCTGCGACGAATACGAAAGAGGTTTTTGA
- a CDS encoding riboflavin synthase: protein MFTGIVTDVGTVESISPMQEGIKLRVATNYDPATIDMGASISHAGVCLTVTGLPEEGSNGRWFEVEAWEEALRLTTIGTWEAGAKINLERSLKIGDELGGHIVSGHIDGKAEILSVTAEGEATRFRLRAPEHLARFVAPKGSVALDGTSLTVNAVEGMEFDVLLIRHSLEVTTWGERKAGDFVNFEVDTMARYAARLAEFPAVRES, encoded by the coding sequence ATGTTTACCGGAATTGTCACCGACGTCGGCACCGTTGAATCCATTTCCCCGATGCAGGAAGGCATCAAGCTGCGCGTCGCCACCAACTACGATCCGGCGACGATCGATATGGGCGCCTCGATTTCACACGCCGGCGTCTGCCTGACGGTGACCGGACTGCCGGAAGAGGGTAGCAACGGGCGCTGGTTCGAGGTCGAGGCCTGGGAAGAGGCGCTCCGCCTGACGACCATCGGCACCTGGGAAGCCGGCGCCAAGATCAACCTTGAGCGTTCCCTGAAGATCGGCGACGAGCTTGGCGGTCATATCGTTTCCGGCCATATCGACGGCAAGGCGGAAATTCTTTCGGTGACGGCCGAAGGCGAAGCCACGCGCTTCCGCCTGCGCGCGCCGGAGCATCTTGCAAGATTCGTGGCGCCGAAGGGTTCGGTCGCGCTCGACGGCACTTCGCTGACGGTCAATGCCGTCGAGGGTATGGAATTCGACGTGCTCCTGATCCGCCATTCCCTGGAGGTGACGACCTGGGGTGAGCGCAAGGCCGGCGATTTCGTCAATTTCGAAGTCGACACCATGGCGCGCTACGCTGCACGGCTGGCGGAATTCCCTGCCGTCCGCGAATCCTGA
- a CDS encoding GNAT family N-acetyltransferase: MSVSRGGFSVKPYEPGDAQATIDLFLGAIREAASKDYSPAQIAAWAKVDDPEIWAQYRASRPTWLAMDGSTPIGFTDLKSDGCLDMMFVSPDYQGKGVASLLLATVENAAREQGFRRIFTEASLTARPFFERKGFVILAAQQVEKRGQTLANFLMEKTLLQDAEAP, translated from the coding sequence ATGTCGGTTTCGCGGGGTGGATTTTCCGTCAAACCTTACGAACCGGGTGACGCCCAAGCCACGATCGACCTTTTCCTCGGGGCTATTCGCGAAGCGGCGTCGAAAGATTACAGCCCGGCGCAGATCGCCGCCTGGGCGAAGGTCGATGATCCCGAAATCTGGGCGCAGTATCGAGCCAGCCGGCCGACCTGGCTTGCGATGGATGGTTCTACACCCATCGGCTTCACCGACCTGAAATCGGATGGTTGCCTGGATATGATGTTCGTTTCGCCCGACTACCAGGGAAAGGGCGTCGCCAGCCTGTTGCTTGCGACTGTCGAAAACGCCGCGCGCGAACAAGGTTTTCGACGGATCTTCACCGAGGCGAGCCTGACCGCCCGCCCCTTCTTCGAGCGCAAGGGCTTTGTCATCCTGGCCGCGCAGCAAGTGGAAAAGCGCGGCCAGACGCTGGCGAATTTCCTTATGGAAAAAACGCTCCTACAGGATGCCGAGGCACCATAA
- a CDS encoding GNAT family N-acetyltransferase, with translation MTHIPTLTTDRLLLRGHTLDDFDEFLELWKHKDIVRFIGGEMPTREQVWARLLRYAGLWHHLGFGFFAVEERQSGRLIGEVGFLDLHRDMTPMTEGTLEAGWGITPPMQGKGYATEAMSAAIAWADKQFSGRRMTCIVDLENVPSLRVAEKIGFRRIGELMLKDRSNIIFERQASQG, from the coding sequence ATGACCCATATTCCAACACTGACGACGGACCGGCTCCTGCTGCGCGGCCATACACTTGATGATTTCGACGAATTCCTCGAGCTCTGGAAACACAAGGACATTGTCCGCTTCATCGGCGGCGAGATGCCGACACGTGAGCAGGTCTGGGCTCGCCTGCTGCGCTATGCCGGCCTATGGCATCATCTCGGCTTCGGTTTCTTTGCCGTCGAGGAACGCCAAAGCGGCCGATTGATCGGTGAGGTGGGATTTCTCGATCTGCATCGCGACATGACGCCGATGACGGAAGGTACCCTGGAAGCCGGCTGGGGCATTACCCCGCCGATGCAGGGCAAGGGCTATGCGACGGAAGCCATGAGCGCGGCAATCGCCTGGGCGGACAAGCAATTTTCAGGACGTCGCATGACCTGCATCGTGGACCTGGAGAACGTACCGTCACTGCGGGTTGCCGAAAAGATCGGCTTCCGCCGCATCGGCGAACTCATGCTCAAGGACAGGTCCAACATCATATTCGAACGTCAGGCGTCACAGGGATGA
- a CDS encoding cupin domain-containing protein, which produces MTKKSTPAVNVGELELEHWQQGSFFAGSDTSFGAKLGLKQLGISYNEVPPGKSGCPFHNHHVEEEMFVILDGEGEYRFGDQRIAVSKGDVLGAPAGGRETAHQLINIGPSVLTYLAISTKARTEIVEYPDSGKFLAKTYSDGKTAFRAIGRTATTNLDYWDGEPGASND; this is translated from the coding sequence ATGACGAAAAAATCCACACCCGCCGTCAATGTCGGCGAGCTTGAACTGGAACATTGGCAGCAAGGCAGCTTCTTTGCCGGCAGCGACACGTCCTTCGGGGCGAAGCTCGGGCTGAAGCAGCTCGGCATCAGCTACAACGAGGTGCCCCCGGGCAAATCCGGCTGTCCGTTTCACAATCATCATGTCGAGGAGGAGATGTTCGTCATTCTCGACGGCGAAGGCGAATATCGCTTCGGCGATCAGCGCATCGCAGTCAGCAAGGGCGATGTGCTGGGCGCTCCGGCCGGCGGCCGGGAAACGGCACATCAGCTGATCAATATCGGCCCCAGCGTGCTCACCTATCTCGCCATTTCCACCAAGGCCCGGACCGAAATCGTCGAATATCCCGATTCCGGCAAGTTCCTGGCTAAAACCTACAGCGACGGCAAAACGGCGTTCCGTGCCATCGGCCGAACCGCCACCACCAATCTCGACTACTGGGACGGCGAGCCCGGCGCCTCGAACGACTGA
- a CDS encoding 6,7-dimethyl-8-ribityllumazine synthase, whose amino-acid sequence MTSSSNAHILIVEARFYDDMADALLDGAKAALDEAGATYDIVTVPGALEIPAAIAMALDGGDNGNVVYDGYVALGMVIRGETYHFDIVANESSRALMDLAVSESLAIGNGILTVENDEQAWARARRSDKDKGGFAARAALTMIALKEKLGA is encoded by the coding sequence ATGACCAGCTCTTCCAATGCTCATATCCTTATCGTCGAAGCTCGCTTCTATGACGATATGGCCGATGCCCTGCTCGATGGCGCCAAGGCTGCTCTCGACGAGGCTGGCGCGACCTATGACATTGTCACCGTGCCTGGCGCGCTGGAGATTCCGGCAGCGATTGCCATGGCGCTCGATGGTGGCGACAATGGTAATGTGGTCTATGATGGCTATGTCGCTCTCGGCATGGTTATCCGCGGCGAGACCTATCATTTCGATATCGTCGCCAATGAATCCTCGCGGGCGCTGATGGATCTGGCCGTCAGCGAATCTCTCGCGATCGGCAATGGTATTCTCACCGTCGAGAACGATGAGCAGGCATGGGCGCGTGCGCGCCGTTCGGACAAGGACAAGGGCGGTTTCGCCGCCCGTGCGGCGCTGACCATGATCGCGCTGAAAGAGAAGTTGGGTGCATAA
- the nusB gene encoding transcription antitermination factor NusB → MSNQDNERPAKPANQRGAARLAAVQALYQMDIGGTGVLEVVAEYEAHRLGQELDGETYLKADASWFRSIVSGVVREQTRLDPLIGSALQDDWALSRLDSTVRAILRAGTFELIDRKDVPVPVIVTEYVEIAHAFFEEDEPKLVNAVLDRIAKQVRGEAKK, encoded by the coding sequence ATGAGCAATCAGGATAACGAGCGACCGGCAAAGCCCGCCAACCAGCGGGGCGCTGCGCGTCTTGCGGCGGTTCAGGCGCTCTATCAGATGGATATCGGCGGAACCGGCGTTCTGGAGGTGGTGGCTGAGTACGAAGCCCACCGTCTCGGTCAGGAGCTGGATGGCGAGACCTATCTGAAGGCCGACGCATCCTGGTTTCGCTCCATCGTGTCGGGCGTCGTGCGTGAGCAGACCCGGCTCGATCCGCTGATCGGCTCCGCGCTTCAGGATGACTGGGCGCTGTCGCGCCTCGACAGCACCGTGCGTGCCATCCTGCGCGCCGGCACCTTCGAGCTTATCGATCGCAAGGACGTGCCGGTTCCGGTCATCGTCACCGAATATGTCGAGATCGCGCATGCCTTCTTCGAGGAGGACGAGCCGAAGCTCGTGAACGCTGTGCTCGACCGAATCGCTAAGCAGGTTCGCGGCGAAGCGAAGAAATAA